The following DNA comes from Hypomesus transpacificus isolate Combined female chromosome 5, fHypTra1, whole genome shotgun sequence.
GAGTGCATCTAAACTCTGCCATCATTCTTCTTTTCTAACACGTTAGTGCACCCAGCGGGTGTGCATCTGTGAATGAGGACCTTAAACATCTAGAAGGTTCTCATATGCGATCCCTCCCTTTGTGGTGCGtcaggagggttggagggggtcCTGCCCTGTGGCTCCTGGGACTGTGAGTGTGCGTTCACCCGCCAGCGAGGCTGCTGCTGTGTCTCAGGGCAGTTCCacaagctggaggagcaggtctTCCAGCGCATGACTGACCTGTGGAGCAGCCTGTCCCGGCTAAACGACCACGTCCAGCAGGCCACAGgtgagggacagaggaaacctgctGAAGCTGAAAATacgtttgtttttttatgttctttttttaactcaggtttgtttgcgtgtgttttttttctgtctgtttatcttCTAACAGAGGGGATGGGCGTGGCTTTCAGTTCCTCCAGAACCCCGGGCAGCCAGTGCTTCGGCCCCTTCAACCGGAACATTTTCATTCCCTACAGCGTAATCTCTCTCAACAATGGCAACGGCTACAACCCTGccctaggtacacacacacacaaacaaaccattCACCTCTGTCCACTTAACACCTCCATTCTACATGACACAGATTCTCCAGTCTGGGGTTGAATGTTTAcccctctgtccctgtgtgtcaaCAGGGGTGTTCACAGCCCCTCACGCCGGCCTGTACTCCTTCAGCTTCACGGCCTACTCCAAGGTGCCGAGCGCCGACGACAGACTGTACCACCAGGTGCGGCTGATGAGGAACGGCGAGGTGATAGCGTCCACGTGGGAGGACAACAGGGAGGACTCGGAGGACAGCGCCACCCAGACCGTGCTGCTGGCCCTGGAGAGGGGAGGCCAGGTTTACGTGGAGCTGATGCCAGGACGGCAGCTTTGTGGAGACGCCACAGGCCAGAACAGGTTCTCTGGCTACATGCTGTACCCTGCTGAGGCCCAGGGCTGAGtcgcagagacacacaggccagccatcaccacacacatccatgtgGTCTCTGATCCTAGACAGTCATAATACGAGTACATTCATTTTGTCGTTCTTGTGGGGGAGGGGAATAAAGTATTTTGAAAATCCCTTTGCATTCTTTTGCAGCTAAAACTTAGGACATGAGGTTCTCAGTAAATCAAGATTTGTTATGAACATTTGGGCATATCTTAACATTATCTCCTTTACACCATGTCCTGACTACACTATCTTCAAAACAATATCCCCCTGTTCATCTTAAACAGCCCATAACTCTTGGATACGTTAGACTGCTCAGTCAGCATATCCCCTTGCTATCCCTAACTAAAGGTTCCTGTGAGACAGAGCAATATACCACATACCCAGAATGTGGAATTTCACATAAGTGTGCTTTGACCGTAGTCTAGTTGGCTCTCTGGTACCAGTTCCCAGACTGAGCCCTCTTCTTTTCTTTATCCTGGCCTCCACCTCATGAGCCCATCTTGCTTTTCTAGCATTGTTTCACATTTGAATTTAAAATAATTATCACTTAGTACATACTTTTATCCTAAGCCctgtacaatatatatatagatatatagaaaGGGATATAGAAAGTGCAGCAGAAAACAATGTACCGCTTCTTTTGACCAGGTATCACTAGGAATGTCTCAATGGGACTCTCAGAGGTATGTAACATGTAATCAAATGTGATAATTGTGGGCTTGGTACTAATTTAGACTATGTGATGATGAGTTAAGGTGAAACGTGCTTCTCTCAGCTACATCACTCATACAACAGGTGGGATATGTTCCAGAAAGTAACAAGTTCTTTCAGGAGGCCTAATTGTACAGAGCTCTAGATAAGACACACATGATCTAACAGATTTGACATCGGGAGTAACTGATTTATCTCGAACTTACAGAGCTGTTCTCACATTCTCTTTTCCtcctactctctttctctctctccatttctcccccATTGTTTTGCCTCATGAACAGTTGATACCTATCCCCCACCCCTTCCTGTCTCCACCCCTTCAGACTGAACATGAAAGCCACACCCACCACACCCCCAAGGTTGCCGACGAAACTTCTTTGGAAGATGTGCATGCTCTGTGCTGCAAACCTGTGTGATTGGAACCAGTAATGTTCCTCCCTTCACTGACCAGCAAGTGGGAGAACATTGCGTAACGCTTTGACGCAACACTTGAATACCCACATGGCTTAGCTATTACTTCACACATCGCCAGAACCTTAGAATGATGTCATCTCTGAGGTCAATGGTCTACGTCAGTGACCTCCCTGGAAATGACACTCCCTTCATGGTTGGGGAGTGGGAGGTTCTGTATAGTGATACCAGGACTATGGGGATGGGGCGTGGGGCGTCCATGTTTGCAAATTCACTGAAAGTGAAGAGTTAAGTTATGTGTCACAGGACAGTTTTAGCATCTACACTGAAATAACTGAAAACAAGTGTTCCCCTCATGCATTGGcccctctcccatccttccTCAGTTCTGTTTTGAGAGTACCTTTCAGAGTGGAGAAGCACAGCATTCCGAGGCTGCTTCACATTTCTCTCTATGAAGGACTTTTTTCCTGACCACAAATACCACCAAATTTCTACACAGGCACTATGCAATCTGCCATCTACTGGGGATTCCATGCATCTCTAATTATGCATGTCCCTCTCCTTCGAACCCCCCGCCCCGAAAGCCAccaccccctcaaccccccccccccttcctcctccttccccctcaaaAGCTGAGTGGTAAAGGGAGATATTTGGAGAATTCCTTTAGCTGACCAACCAAGCCCTTTTGGAAACATGCCCTCTCTTTATCCTGCTCCCAAATAAGGAGTTACACTTAaacaggggaaaagagagagaggaaaagggtgtgtcatagaaTGAAACAAGATGACTAGCAGCCCATAGAtatagaaaaaagaaagaagaggaaaaaaaagggaCACATCCTTTTAGGGCTGTGGTTTCCTCCCcttatttcctctcctcctcctcctcgctctctctctctctctctctctctctctcttataatCTGAACTGTGGTGAAGTCATTTCAGAGTAGTGTGTTTGTTCTTTTCCAGCCGGCACTCCCCAAGAGCAGACTCTACTTTGTTGTGAACGGGAGCATTTGGAGGGCAACAGACTGAAACAGCCACCTGCACTCATCTCACCCTTCGACAGCTCTCAAGCAAACACAGTAAGTATGCACTGTACTTGTCCACTTGTCTTT
Coding sequences within:
- the LOC124468124 gene encoding cerebellin-4-like, producing MQAAVSHLLLLGALCLNIRVQASTLREAAGGLEGVLPCGSWDCECAFTRQRGCCCVSGQFHKLEEQVFQRMTDLWSSLSRLNDHVQQATEGMGVAFSSSRTPGSQCFGPFNRNIFIPYSVISLNNGNGYNPALGVFTAPHAGLYSFSFTAYSKVPSADDRLYHQVRLMRNGEVIASTWEDNREDSEDSATQTVLLALERGGQVYVELMPGRQLCGDATGQNRFSGYMLYPAEAQG